A window of the Thalassoglobus sp. JC818 genome harbors these coding sequences:
- a CDS encoding CpaF family protein, producing MIAVHEQLNSPEVNRREVEFQERKRALHRQVVDVIDLSKAGELGEAEFRSQLSALASYLCRRSEAGLSEDEQAVMVREILDEIYGFGPLQGLMDDPSVSDVLVNGANSVFVERNGVLKKTSVEFANDEHLLSFIQRLVGQAGRRIDEVSPMVDAKLADGSRLHAVIPPLALRGPTLSIRRFKKDIVKIEDMVDMGTLAPEMADFLIAAVKSRANILLSGGTGAGKTTMLNNLSRFIPSTERVITIEETAELQLQQDDVVGLETRMANIEGRGIVTPRELLRNSLRMRPDRIIVGEARGGEVLDMLQAMNTGHDGSMSTIHANDTNDALARLELMIALSGVELPNSVSRQYIASAIQLFVHITRLSSGERKVVQVSELVGVKDGEFLLEDIFVYRSTGKTENGKASGEFFATGYRPKLVGKMNAAGVETERAWFTARQLKMPQTAD from the coding sequence ATGATTGCTGTCCACGAACAATTGAACAGTCCTGAAGTCAACAGGCGTGAAGTTGAATTTCAGGAACGGAAGCGAGCACTGCATCGGCAGGTTGTTGACGTAATCGACCTGTCCAAAGCGGGAGAACTCGGAGAGGCGGAGTTCCGTTCGCAACTGAGCGCGCTGGCGAGTTACCTCTGTCGTCGGAGTGAAGCTGGACTCTCCGAGGATGAACAAGCGGTCATGGTTCGTGAGATCCTCGATGAGATCTACGGGTTTGGTCCGCTTCAAGGTTTGATGGATGATCCAAGCGTCAGTGATGTGCTTGTGAACGGAGCGAACTCGGTATTTGTCGAACGGAATGGAGTTCTCAAAAAAACGTCCGTGGAGTTTGCGAACGACGAGCATCTGCTGTCTTTCATCCAACGATTGGTGGGGCAAGCGGGCCGCCGGATCGACGAAGTTTCGCCGATGGTTGATGCCAAGCTGGCCGATGGATCGCGTCTGCATGCTGTCATTCCGCCGCTTGCGCTTCGCGGTCCAACACTATCGATTCGCCGCTTCAAAAAGGACATCGTGAAGATCGAAGATATGGTCGACATGGGAACTCTAGCTCCCGAGATGGCCGACTTTTTAATTGCAGCAGTGAAGTCGCGTGCGAACATTCTTCTTTCCGGTGGAACGGGCGCAGGAAAGACCACCATGCTCAACAACCTGAGTCGGTTCATCCCGTCTACTGAGCGTGTGATCACGATCGAAGAGACTGCTGAGCTGCAATTGCAGCAAGATGATGTCGTTGGTCTGGAAACGCGGATGGCGAACATCGAAGGTCGCGGAATCGTGACGCCTCGAGAACTGTTGCGGAACTCGCTTCGTATGCGACCGGATCGCATCATCGTCGGTGAAGCACGTGGTGGTGAAGTCCTCGACATGCTGCAAGCGATGAACACCGGGCACGACGGGTCGATGAGTACCATTCACGCCAATGATACAAACGACGCACTGGCCAGGCTGGAGTTGATGATTGCATTGTCGGGTGTCGAACTCCCGAACTCGGTCAGTCGGCAATACATCGCTTCTGCGATTCAATTGTTTGTTCATATTACTCGACTCAGTTCCGGTGAGAGAAAAGTTGTGCAGGTGTCTGAGCTCGTCGGTGTCAAAGACGGCGAGTTCCTACTCGAGGACATCTTTGTTTACCGCTCGACCGGGAAAACGGAGAACGGCAAAGCGAGCGGAGAGTTCTTCGCGACGGGATACCGGCCGAAGCTTGTGGGGAAGATGAATGCTGCTGGCGTCGAAACGGAACGTGCGTGGTTCACAGCACGACAACTGAAAATGCCTCAAACGGCGGATTGA
- the metW gene encoding methionine biosynthesis protein MetW — protein sequence MCAKRIYMPDPRAAVTNDLIIRKIVEGSRVIDLGCGDASLIKRLRDEHSCDVLGVERDEELFIRGIEAGVPMLQADMNQGLDELPAQSFDFAILSQTLQQIDRPLDLLNEIFRIARRALVVVPNFAHWKVRLQILLRGRAPVTSHLPYEWYESPNVHFLSMVDFRELANEGNFKIVRELPIIGSRAVKRASFANWRAHSALYVLERNSSEESLKSSESRELVTA from the coding sequence ATGTGCGCGAAAAGAATCTACATGCCTGATCCCCGGGCAGCAGTCACGAACGATTTGATCATTCGGAAGATTGTTGAGGGGAGTCGAGTTATCGATCTCGGGTGCGGCGATGCCAGCTTGATTAAGCGTTTGCGCGATGAGCACTCGTGTGATGTTCTGGGAGTCGAGCGGGACGAGGAACTTTTCATTCGAGGAATCGAAGCGGGAGTTCCCATGCTTCAGGCGGATATGAATCAGGGGCTCGATGAACTCCCCGCCCAGAGTTTTGATTTTGCGATTCTCAGCCAGACACTCCAGCAGATTGACCGGCCGCTTGATCTGCTGAATGAAATCTTCCGGATCGCTCGCCGTGCTCTGGTGGTTGTGCCGAACTTTGCACACTGGAAAGTTCGATTGCAGATTCTTCTGCGAGGCCGGGCTCCGGTGACGAGCCATTTACCCTACGAGTGGTACGAATCGCCGAACGTTCACTTTCTGTCGATGGTGGATTTCCGCGAATTGGCGAACGAAGGCAACTTCAAGATTGTGCGGGAACTGCCGATCATCGGCAGCCGGGCTGTCAAACGGGCTTCGTTCGCAAACTGGCGAGCGCATAGTGCTCTGTATGTTCTGGAACGCAACTCGAGTGAAGAGTCGCTGAAGTCGAGTGAGAGTCGAGAACTCGTCACCGCTTAA
- a CDS encoding type II secretion system F family protein, producing MATTALTSTSDFSAILKSHDEFGVEDDPSLSNGMNRHFDDLVIQSGIGISPPMVLALVFCSAVTLSGIVFVIHENLLTTAVAAVVGTVLSMMVLFFMRSRRQKILSEQLPEMIDELARAAKAGRSLEQALIWVSQQIPAPLGNELKLCTRKLELGLDLQAAFEELPHRTGLVATRILTTVLTVHQQTGGDLVSVLDRLAHSLRDRAQFLGRLKAATSASRATAILMLILPPAIVLFFLFRDSEYLTNLFASEWGRRITIAAIVLDLIGAAWVFRILKTSQRV from the coding sequence ATGGCGACGACAGCACTAACATCGACGAGCGATTTTTCCGCGATTCTGAAATCTCATGATGAGTTCGGTGTCGAAGATGATCCGTCGTTGAGCAATGGAATGAATCGTCACTTTGACGATCTGGTGATTCAATCCGGAATCGGAATTTCTCCGCCGATGGTGCTCGCGCTGGTGTTCTGTTCGGCGGTGACACTCTCTGGGATCGTCTTTGTTATTCACGAAAATCTTCTGACAACTGCTGTGGCTGCTGTCGTTGGAACTGTTCTGTCGATGATGGTCTTGTTCTTTATGAGGTCACGGCGACAGAAAATCCTATCTGAACAGCTGCCTGAAATGATCGACGAACTCGCACGAGCTGCCAAAGCCGGCAGGAGCCTCGAGCAGGCGTTGATCTGGGTCTCGCAGCAGATTCCTGCTCCGCTGGGAAATGAGTTGAAACTGTGTACTCGCAAGCTTGAGTTAGGGTTGGATCTGCAAGCTGCATTCGAAGAACTGCCTCATCGCACAGGGCTCGTCGCGACGAGAATTCTGACGACGGTGTTGACAGTGCATCAGCAGACTGGGGGAGATCTCGTCAGCGTGCTCGACCGGTTGGCTCATTCTCTTCGCGATCGTGCTCAGTTTCTCGGACGACTAAAGGCGGCCACTTCCGCGAGTCGGGCGACGGCAATTCTCATGCTGATTTTGCCTCCGGCGATCGTTCTGTTTTTCCTGTTTCGGGACAGCGAATACCTGACCAATCTTTTCGCTTCTGAATGGGGACGGCGAATTACTATCGCGGCAATTGTGTTGGACCTGATCGGGGCTGCGTGGGTCTTCCGGATCTTAAAGACAAGTCAACGAGTTTAG
- a CDS encoding type II secretion system F family protein, giving the protein MENFDQQIFFLVSVAIVFVVYGVVKLFQWRRSRASVASPELEASDKKNEKVVSEDIPDWMETGPHDDSDFVFGWLTPLLSAMMPVPADKRERLTRSLRNAGYYSPHAWQNFSAVWYLILLLPIFGCGALLVIVPEQLETTVLVVMVIATALAWALPSLWIQNRASDRLRQISTGMPDMLDLLNMCVSQGMTVTGSFRRVGRDLKSVYPALAKEMEIVTEQARIGMLSQALMNFAHRVDLPEVLSFTNLLTQTEKLGTSVSQALADYSEGMRQTLRQRADEKANSAAFKLLFPTVLCLMPAVYLFLLGPSVVELGQFFEQGATDSLRTEIPSRFIEP; this is encoded by the coding sequence ATGGAAAACTTCGATCAACAGATTTTCTTTCTCGTAAGTGTTGCGATCGTTTTCGTCGTGTACGGAGTTGTCAAACTCTTTCAATGGAGGCGAAGTCGGGCATCTGTCGCATCGCCTGAACTGGAAGCTTCAGATAAGAAGAATGAAAAGGTCGTGAGCGAGGATATCCCGGACTGGATGGAAACAGGGCCGCATGACGACAGCGACTTCGTTTTCGGATGGCTGACGCCACTGCTCTCCGCGATGATGCCGGTGCCTGCAGACAAGCGGGAAAGATTGACTCGATCACTGAGAAATGCTGGCTACTATTCTCCGCATGCGTGGCAGAACTTTAGTGCCGTCTGGTATCTGATTCTGCTGCTGCCGATCTTTGGATGTGGTGCCCTCTTGGTCATCGTTCCGGAACAGCTTGAGACGACCGTTCTTGTGGTTATGGTGATTGCAACAGCACTGGCGTGGGCGTTGCCGAGCCTTTGGATTCAAAACCGCGCGAGCGATCGATTGCGGCAGATTTCGACCGGCATGCCCGACATGCTCGACTTGTTGAACATGTGCGTTTCTCAAGGGATGACGGTGACCGGTTCGTTTCGTCGAGTCGGTCGAGACTTGAAATCAGTCTATCCAGCTTTGGCGAAAGAGATGGAAATTGTGACCGAACAAGCTCGGATCGGGATGTTGTCGCAAGCTCTGATGAACTTTGCTCATCGCGTCGATTTGCCGGAAGTGCTGTCGTTTACAAATCTTCTTACTCAAACAGAAAAGCTGGGAACAAGTGTGTCGCAAGCGCTCGCTGACTACTCTGAAGGAATGCGTCAAACTTTGCGGCAGCGAGCAGATGAAAAGGCCAACTCTGCTGCCTTCAAGCTGTTGTTTCCGACGGTGTTGTGTCTGATGCCTGCCGTCTATCTTTTCCTGCTGGGACCTTCCGTCGTTGAGTTAGGGCAGTTCTTTGAACAGGGCGCAACTGATTCGCTTCGAACCGAAATTCCGAGTCGGTTTATTGAGCCGTAA
- a CDS encoding superoxide dismutase family protein codes for MKMLTCLAALVAVLGHSGLVQADEHEMAMPTEAVVVLKQTKGNKVRGQITFKEVNGVTQVRGRVSGLTPGDHGFHIHEYGDLRSMDGTAAGGHFNPEGKEHGGLHAEERHVGDLGNITADDDGVAKVKVDVKGLKVHFVLGRSIVVHAGKDDLKSQPSGDAGPRVAVGVIGVAGPKKAK; via the coding sequence ATGAAAATGCTGACATGCTTGGCTGCTCTCGTTGCAGTGCTCGGACACTCTGGTCTTGTCCAAGCCGATGAACACGAAATGGCGATGCCGACTGAAGCGGTCGTTGTCTTGAAGCAGACCAAAGGCAACAAAGTCCGTGGGCAGATTACGTTCAAAGAAGTGAATGGAGTGACTCAGGTTCGAGGACGTGTGAGCGGTCTGACTCCCGGAGATCACGGTTTCCACATTCATGAATACGGCGACCTGCGTTCGATGGACGGAACAGCTGCCGGTGGGCACTTCAATCCTGAAGGCAAAGAGCACGGTGGACTCCACGCGGAAGAGCGTCACGTCGGAGACCTCGGAAACATCACAGCTGACGATGATGGCGTAGCCAAAGTCAAAGTTGACGTGAAAGGCCTGAAGGTCCACTTCGTGCTGGGACGTTCAATTGTTGTTCACGCTGGCAAAGACGATCTGAAAAGTCAGCCTTCAGGTGATGCGGGACCTCGCGTTGCTGTTGGTGTGATCGGAGTAGCAGGCCCTAAGAAAGCGAAGTAG
- a CDS encoding SufE family protein, with translation MSSASLMTLEELIEEFEFLGDWEARCDFLIDLGFELPKLPEDQKIEKNRVHGCQSNVWLIASMVDASPESEESGRVIELLANSDAMIVNGLIAVLMAIYNHKTPKAILATDVEEIFKQLELDRHLSPARKNGLFGMVKKVQQIAAEEAA, from the coding sequence ATGTCTTCTGCATCGTTGATGACGCTGGAAGAACTCATCGAGGAATTTGAATTTCTCGGGGATTGGGAAGCGCGCTGTGACTTTCTGATCGATCTGGGATTTGAGTTGCCGAAGCTTCCCGAAGACCAGAAAATTGAAAAAAATCGGGTCCATGGGTGCCAGAGCAATGTCTGGCTAATTGCGAGCATGGTCGATGCTTCTCCTGAATCCGAGGAGTCAGGGCGAGTCATCGAACTTCTGGCAAATAGTGATGCAATGATTGTGAATGGACTCATTGCGGTTTTGATGGCCATTTACAATCACAAAACGCCCAAAGCGATTCTGGCAACAGACGTCGAAGAGATCTTCAAACAACTTGAGCTGGACCGCCACCTGAGTCCAGCACGAAAGAATGGTCTGTTCGGAATGGTCAAAAAAGTCCAGCAGATCGCTGCCGAAGAAGCAGCTTAA
- a CDS encoding A24 family peptidase, producing the protein MSSMPLMILVLIFAVSLFTAATIAWDVRFKKIPNQLTIPMFFAGWVYQLVMSMLYGWHHLGSAALGFLLGFGILFVLWFVGGGGGGDVKLIGALSVWLGFQMTLYVLILSTLIVLVSTVGVVLWSLIVRGARSTKGQYLGTGKNQDASAPRSETASDKVNRRVMTFAGPVGIATWVVLFWFYPQLTTQLSADEARDASAAVTSEVSG; encoded by the coding sequence ATGAGCAGCATGCCCCTCATGATTTTAGTTTTGATCTTCGCCGTCAGCTTGTTCACAGCAGCGACCATTGCGTGGGATGTTCGGTTTAAGAAAATTCCGAACCAGTTGACGATTCCCATGTTTTTCGCTGGCTGGGTTTATCAGCTGGTGATGTCAATGCTCTACGGCTGGCACCATCTTGGTTCCGCTGCGCTGGGATTTCTTCTGGGCTTTGGGATTCTCTTCGTCCTCTGGTTTGTTGGAGGCGGCGGAGGTGGAGATGTGAAGTTGATTGGCGCACTGAGCGTTTGGCTTGGATTTCAAATGACGCTCTACGTGTTGATTCTCAGCACTCTGATCGTGTTGGTCAGCACTGTCGGCGTGGTGCTTTGGAGCTTGATCGTTCGCGGAGCCCGTTCGACGAAGGGGCAGTATCTGGGGACTGGCAAAAATCAAGATGCAAGTGCTCCCCGTTCGGAGACAGCGTCCGACAAAGTCAATCGCCGCGTGATGACATTCGCGGGACCGGTCGGAATTGCAACGTGGGTGGTTCTGTTCTGGTTCTATCCGCAACTGACGACACAACTTTCCGCTGATGAAGCGCGGGATGCATCTGCTGCTGTCACATCGGAGGTTTCCGGATGA
- a CDS encoding homoserine O-acetyltransferase — protein MSTETAQPDGSATSSSSNVARQFATIFSPPRPLVLESGEQIGPVTVAYQTYGKLSPAKDNVVYICHALTGDAHVAGRHTPEERKPGWWDGFVGPGKAIDTDRYFVICSNILGGCQGTTGPSSECPETGKPYGPDFPFITIRDMVNVHNGLLDHLGIEKVLAIVGGSLGGMQVLEWAINHADRVGAAVILASGAKLNAQGIAFNAVGRRAIYSDPLFHDGWYYEQSEKPRFGLALARMIAHITYLSEQSIELKFGRKLQDGDEFRFDLRSETEFQIESYLHYQGKRFVERFDANSYLVLTRAMDYFDLAEKYGSIYEAFEQTKCRFLVVSYTTDWLFPTSQSKELVRALVQARRHVTFRELDSPYGHDAFLIDRELPKLASLVSPFLARTHQDLAEGTF, from the coding sequence ATGTCGACAGAAACGGCCCAACCCGATGGTTCGGCGACTTCGTCTTCAAGCAATGTCGCCCGCCAGTTCGCCACGATCTTCTCTCCGCCTCGTCCTCTTGTTCTGGAGAGTGGGGAGCAGATTGGTCCTGTCACGGTTGCGTATCAAACCTACGGAAAACTTTCCCCCGCTAAAGATAACGTCGTCTACATCTGCCATGCCCTGACGGGTGATGCACATGTCGCTGGGCGGCATACTCCTGAGGAACGGAAGCCGGGCTGGTGGGATGGATTTGTCGGTCCTGGAAAAGCGATCGACACTGATCGGTACTTCGTCATCTGTTCGAATATCCTTGGTGGATGTCAGGGGACAACCGGTCCTAGCTCGGAGTGTCCGGAGACCGGGAAACCCTACGGACCAGATTTTCCGTTCATCACCATTCGAGATATGGTGAATGTCCACAACGGGCTGCTCGATCATCTGGGGATCGAGAAAGTGTTGGCAATCGTTGGTGGAAGTCTGGGCGGAATGCAGGTCCTCGAGTGGGCGATCAATCATGCTGACCGAGTCGGCGCAGCTGTGATTCTCGCTTCGGGCGCGAAACTGAATGCTCAGGGGATTGCTTTCAACGCGGTTGGACGTCGGGCGATTTACAGCGATCCGCTCTTTCATGATGGGTGGTATTACGAGCAGTCAGAGAAGCCACGTTTCGGGCTCGCGCTCGCTCGGATGATTGCCCACATTACGTATCTCTCGGAGCAGTCCATCGAACTCAAATTCGGCCGCAAGCTTCAAGACGGCGATGAGTTTCGATTCGACCTTCGATCCGAAACCGAATTCCAAATTGAGAGTTATCTTCACTATCAGGGAAAACGATTCGTCGAACGTTTTGACGCCAACAGCTATCTCGTTCTGACCCGGGCGATGGACTACTTCGATCTGGCTGAGAAATACGGTTCGATTTACGAAGCGTTCGAACAGACGAAATGCCGATTTCTGGTGGTCTCTTACACGACCGACTGGTTGTTCCCCACGTCTCAGAGCAAGGAGCTGGTCCGCGCACTGGTTCAGGCTCGACGTCATGTGACGTTTCGTGAATTAGACAGCCCTTACGGGCACGACGCGTTCTTGATCGATCGGGAGCTTCCGAAACTTGCTTCGCTCGTGAGTCCGTTTCTGGCTCGAACACATCAGGACCTTGCGGAAGGGACTTTCTAA
- a CDS encoding SufS family cysteine desulfurase — protein sequence MATQQVALCGVRDQFPVFGQTLPNGQPVTFLDTAASAQKPICVIEAEESVQKSHYANAYRGVYEFGAQIDEELEATREAIRKLIGAVDASEIVFTSGSTMSINMIAFGWGGRHLQEGDEIVLNEMEHHANLVPWQQVAERTGAKIVYIPLTEDGQLDLLAFDELVNERTRVLSVTGMSNVLGTINPVRRLADRVHEAGGIVVVDGAQSVPHAPVDVQADGIDFLVFSGHKLYGPTGVGVLYGRKDLLAEMDALLFGGHMIERVTKSGSTWAGAPAKFEAGTLPIVQAIALKSAIDFVNELGFEAIHEQESRLTRYAMDALTQVPGLKIYGPRLEDRGAIVSFTIDGAHPEDLAQLLNRKGVFVRHGHHCTMPLHDLLTVSSTVRASFGVYNTTEDVDQLVAAIEFARQRLRLA from the coding sequence ATGGCAACCCAGCAAGTCGCTCTTTGCGGAGTTCGAGATCAGTTCCCTGTCTTTGGACAAACACTTCCCAACGGGCAACCGGTCACCTTTCTGGACACAGCTGCATCGGCTCAAAAGCCGATTTGTGTGATTGAAGCAGAAGAGAGCGTTCAAAAGAGTCATTACGCGAACGCATACCGCGGAGTCTATGAATTCGGCGCTCAGATCGACGAAGAGCTGGAAGCGACTCGCGAAGCGATCCGGAAGCTGATCGGCGCGGTAGACGCGTCGGAGATCGTCTTCACGTCGGGGTCGACCATGTCGATCAATATGATTGCATTTGGATGGGGAGGGCGGCATCTTCAGGAGGGCGACGAGATCGTTCTCAACGAAATGGAGCATCACGCCAATCTGGTTCCCTGGCAGCAGGTTGCAGAGAGAACTGGGGCCAAGATTGTTTACATTCCTTTGACGGAAGATGGTCAACTCGACCTGCTGGCTTTCGATGAACTCGTCAACGAGCGTACCCGCGTGCTTTCTGTGACCGGAATGTCCAACGTGTTGGGAACGATTAACCCGGTGCGACGTCTTGCGGATCGAGTTCATGAAGCTGGCGGAATTGTCGTCGTCGACGGGGCACAAAGTGTTCCGCATGCACCTGTCGATGTGCAGGCTGACGGGATTGATTTTCTAGTCTTCTCGGGGCACAAGTTGTACGGACCGACTGGAGTTGGAGTCCTGTACGGACGCAAAGATTTGCTCGCAGAAATGGATGCACTGTTGTTCGGCGGGCATATGATCGAACGTGTCACGAAATCGGGATCGACATGGGCTGGTGCTCCAGCCAAGTTCGAAGCGGGCACCTTGCCGATTGTTCAGGCCATCGCTCTTAAGTCCGCGATCGACTTCGTCAACGAACTCGGATTCGAAGCGATTCACGAACAGGAATCTCGGCTGACTCGTTACGCCATGGACGCTCTGACTCAGGTTCCCGGTTTGAAGATTTACGGACCGCGTCTGGAAGATCGTGGAGCGATCGTCAGTTTCACCATCGACGGTGCCCATCCGGAAGATCTGGCCCAGCTGTTGAATCGCAAGGGGGTTTTTGTTCGTCACGGTCATCACTGCACGATGCCACTGCATGATCTGCTGACTGTCTCGTCGACCGTGCGAGCGAGTTTCGGGGTCTACAACACAACCGAAGATGTCGACCAACTGGTCGCTGCGATTGAGTTTGCCCGACAACGATTACGGCTGGCGTAA
- the cpaB gene encoding Flp pilus assembly protein CpaB, whose amino-acid sequence MKRISPAFLTMAMLGVVGLLVSMYFAKHMFAKEEFVIEDPIIEIPMALTELAPGTLITELHLGIGRARESSLTPETVIKDRVLLGRIVKETIPAAEPIRTNALYPPNEGPPLDIAQGMRAVTVRVDGADLGTVRLLQPGEYVDVLFTPEDLPELEATGGLIMTLFRGVKVLALNGLQRGGNRASSQGSDVTLELTPSQANVVLLAQDKGALNLTFNPDGKGDGFIAVSDENRATLNQILGLQEPEPPEEADKETAFVTESFSGSNRRMSSFVGGRRSDQYVIEQYDYNDVSSQGAGGPAADPASSINSIEN is encoded by the coding sequence GTGAAACGTATTTCACCAGCATTTTTGACGATGGCAATGCTAGGAGTCGTTGGTCTTCTGGTGAGCATGTACTTCGCCAAACATATGTTTGCGAAGGAAGAGTTCGTCATTGAAGATCCAATCATCGAGATCCCGATGGCGTTGACCGAACTGGCTCCTGGAACGTTGATCACAGAGTTGCATCTAGGGATCGGTCGGGCGCGAGAGTCGTCTTTGACGCCGGAAACGGTGATCAAAGATCGCGTTCTTTTGGGCCGCATTGTGAAGGAAACAATCCCCGCAGCTGAGCCGATTCGGACGAACGCACTCTATCCTCCAAACGAAGGTCCGCCTCTCGACATTGCACAAGGCATGCGAGCGGTCACTGTTCGTGTTGACGGAGCAGATTTGGGAACTGTTCGCCTGCTGCAACCGGGCGAATACGTTGACGTTCTCTTTACTCCTGAGGACCTGCCTGAGCTGGAAGCGACCGGTGGATTGATCATGACACTTTTTCGTGGTGTGAAAGTTCTCGCTTTGAACGGTCTGCAGCGAGGAGGCAACCGGGCTTCGAGCCAAGGGAGCGATGTCACCCTCGAACTGACTCCTTCACAAGCCAATGTCGTCTTGCTGGCACAGGACAAAGGGGCTTTGAATTTAACTTTTAATCCAGACGGAAAAGGTGACGGTTTCATTGCTGTCAGTGATGAGAACCGTGCGACGTTGAATCAAATTTTGGGACTTCAGGAACCTGAACCACCAGAAGAAGCTGACAAGGAAACCGCATTCGTGACTGAGTCGTTTTCCGGGTCGAATCGACGGATGTCGTCGTTCGTCGGAGGTCGTCGAAGTGATCAGTATGTCATTGAGCAGTACGACTACAACGACGTCAGCAGCCAGGGTGCGGGTGGTCCGGCGGCGGACCCGGCCAGCTCAATCAATTCCATTGAGAACTAA
- a CDS encoding TadE/TadG family type IV pilus assembly protein: MRSRHSCSIGERRRVVRTGSLSLELTLVLPILLVMLFGLFEFALLFNARIELDRATRAGARIAMMQGVDASVVEREVKQSLRPKFARAVSIGMQLGEFSGDEVVVEAGLPMTVASPNLLWPIGYNLVGQEIVTLVRVRKE, from the coding sequence ATGAGGTCGCGTCATTCTTGCAGCATTGGTGAACGACGACGGGTTGTGAGAACAGGCAGCTTGAGCCTGGAACTCACGCTCGTTCTTCCAATTCTGCTCGTGATGCTCTTCGGTTTGTTTGAATTTGCTTTGCTGTTTAACGCACGAATTGAATTGGACCGGGCCACACGTGCTGGGGCTCGGATTGCGATGATGCAGGGAGTCGATGCTTCGGTTGTAGAGCGAGAAGTGAAGCAATCGCTGAGGCCGAAATTCGCTCGAGCGGTTTCGATTGGAATGCAGCTTGGAGAGTTCTCAGGAGACGAAGTCGTCGTTGAAGCAGGACTTCCGATGACGGTGGCGAGTCCGAATCTGTTGTGGCCGATTGGGTACAACCTTGTCGGGCAGGAGATCGTGACTCTGGTGCGAGTCCGCAAAGAATAG